In Gopherus evgoodei ecotype Sinaloan lineage chromosome 21, rGopEvg1_v1.p, whole genome shotgun sequence, a single window of DNA contains:
- the LOC115637978 gene encoding mast cell protease 3-like — protein MLLLLLLFPMAFVLPPEAQAAEIIGGQEARPHSRPYMAFVKIEREGKGGNMCGGFLIREDVVVTAAHCNCNLGNISVLLGAHNFAIDELGRQKIWVRRRIPHPEFNDETFENDIMLLQLWNKAEMTQTVGTIPLSQEKVKKGAVCSVAGWGQTSIRTNAQPSPTLQEVELTVMGKCMCLSRPYLHYVPSRMLCVGDPQERKAPFLGDSGGPLVCDGKAQGIVSHGTGDWSTPSVFTRLSKYVCWIKKTLRKLKP, from the exons atgctgttgctgctgctgctgttccccatggcctttgtcttgccccctgaggCTCAGGCTG CGGAGATCATTGGAGGACAGGAAGCCCGGCCTCACTCCAGACCCTACATGGCTTTTGTGAAaatagagagagaagggaaaggaggaaaCATGTGTGGAGGGTTCCTGATCCGGGAGGATGTGGTGGTGACGGCAGCTCATTGTAACTGCAACTTGGG TAACATCTCCGTGCTGCTGGGGGCCCACAACTTTGCAATAGATGAACTGGGAAGACAGAAGATTTGGGTACGTCGCCGAATCCCCCACCCAGAATTCAATGACGAGACATTTGAAAATGACATCATGCTGCTGCAG CTGTGGAATAAGGCCGAGATGACCCAGACTGTGGGCACCATCCCCCTGTCCCAGGAGAAGGTGAAGAAGGGGGCAGTGTGCAGCGTGGCTGGCTGGGGCCAGACTAGTATCAGAACAAATGCCCAGCCCTCCCCGACCCTGCAGGAGGTGGAACTGACGGTCATGGGGAAATGTATGTGTCTATCTCGGCCTTATCTGCACTATGTCCCGTCCAGGATGCTGTGTGTGGGGGACCCCCAGGAGAGGAAGGCACCATTCCTG GGTGACTCCGGGGGCCCCCTGGTCTGTGATGGGAAGGCCCAGGGCATTGTCTCTCATGGCACTGGTGACTGGTCAACACCCAGTGTGTTTACCAGGCTCTCCAAATACGTGTGCTGGATCAAGAAAACTCTGCGCAAGCTGAAGCCTTAG